The proteins below are encoded in one region of bacterium:
- the folE gene encoding GTP cyclohydrolase I FolE, with product MVDRNKIEAGVRLMLEGIGEDPTRLGLVETPRRVAEMYEEVFSGLGKDPEMELKLFPAEHHEMIIHRDIPFYSMCEHHLLPFWGFVSIAYIPKDAMVTGFSSLARIVRIFAQRPQLQETMTTGLADALMHKLGPMGVFVVVRAQHLCLMMRGEKVHGSWTITSAVRGAMGKEATRLEALHLMNGS from the coding sequence TTGGTAGACCGAAACAAAATTGAGGCCGGTGTCCGGTTGATGCTGGAAGGCATCGGCGAGGATCCGACACGCCTTGGGCTGGTTGAAACGCCGCGCCGTGTCGCGGAAATGTACGAAGAGGTCTTCTCTGGTTTGGGCAAGGACCCGGAAATGGAATTAAAGCTGTTTCCGGCCGAGCACCATGAGATGATTATCCATCGCGACATCCCGTTTTATTCCATGTGCGAGCACCATCTGCTGCCCTTCTGGGGATTCGTGTCGATTGCCTACATTCCCAAGGATGCCATGGTCACGGGTTTCTCGTCGCTGGCGCGCATCGTGCGGATTTTCGCGCAGCGTCCACAGCTTCAGGAAACCATGACGACGGGGCTGGCCGACGCGCTGATGCATAAGCTGGGACCGATGGGCGTGTTTGTGGTTGTGCGCGCACAGCACTTGTGTTTGATGATGCGCGGCGAAAAGGTGCACGGAAGCTGGACGATTACGTCGGCGGTGCGCGGTGCCATGGGCAAGGAAGCGACGCGGCTGGAAGCACTGCACCTGATGAATGGAAGCTGA
- a CDS encoding PEGA domain-containing protein, with amino-acid sequence MDHREEEELRHLIRKELESREQMRGAGPARMQHGSAGMPEDRRRIIEEEIEAYYLSRGGYQRVENEDGEVEWLTDDEIRERESQIPVDMEELEAGQRRVRNRLVLLVVLAFLAVTLLIILMRDRTGSIQVISNVPGATIVLNGSPTELHTNSRLDHIPVGPHLITVTKYGYVPDGPANVKVDLRAGQEEIVRFNLKPLPVDSFGRPKQN; translated from the coding sequence ATGGACCATCGGGAAGAAGAAGAACTTCGTCACCTGATCCGCAAGGAACTGGAGAGCCGCGAGCAGATGCGCGGAGCCGGACCGGCGCGGATGCAGCACGGTTCCGCGGGGATGCCGGAGGACCGGCGGCGGATTATTGAAGAGGAAATTGAAGCCTACTACCTGTCACGGGGCGGCTATCAGCGCGTCGAAAACGAGGACGGCGAGGTCGAGTGGCTGACCGACGACGAGATCCGGGAGCGGGAAAGTCAGATTCCCGTGGACATGGAGGAACTGGAAGCGGGACAGCGGCGCGTGCGCAACCGCCTGGTGCTCCTCGTCGTGCTGGCGTTTCTTGCGGTCACACTACTGATTATTTTGATGCGCGACCGTACGGGCAGCATTCAGGTGATTTCCAACGTGCCGGGGGCGACCATTGTGCTGAACGGATCGCCCACGGAGTTGCATACGAACTCGCGCCTGGATCATATCCCGGTGGGTCCGCACCTGATTACGGTGACGAAGTACGGCTACGTGCCTGACGGCCCCGCCAACGTGAAGGTGGACCTGCGTGCCGGGCAGGAAGAAATTGTGCGTTTCAACCTTAAACCTTTGCCGGTGGACAGCTTTGGTAGACCGAAACAAAATTGA